The following coding sequences lie in one Barnesiella propionica genomic window:
- a CDS encoding phosphodiester glycosidase family protein codes for MKNNYFKIIIFLLFSAVPFWSNGTILIGGVERQVDTLEYRQIGPGTVYTRMNFPEIPLNVYTLTMDMGNDYNIIETFQGGERAGKTEAMTSAYNRLSSPGHQSLGSVNANFWIVPTQGMDEILGVPHSGCIRNGIMVSDPNEWQRELGNVGFTVMDKDKKAWIENLEFEGRVMIENVGNYNISEINRVRKTDELVFFNEYLGQDVTRTDDNGTEVFIKLADGESWGVNKDVTCVVTRIIKDKGANALEPGECCLSGNGRAKVFLENLSVGNTLKINMDIFTTEGGIRPDILQMVTGNGVVLKNGELTDRNYDGYNSTLYPRTGIGMSQDRKTIYFIVIDKKGNSIGANTETMCQILKHAGAWNIASMDGGGSAQMMIKGAIVNNPADGKERAVANGWMVFSTAPEDKELKSLEFDTYNLEVPVYASFIPQILGYNQYGVLV; via the coding sequence ATGAAAAATAATTACTTTAAAATAATAATATTCTTGTTGTTTTCAGCCGTGCCTTTCTGGAGTAACGGAACAATTCTCATAGGTGGCGTGGAACGACAAGTCGATACGTTGGAATACAGGCAGATAGGTCCTGGAACTGTTTATACCCGGATGAATTTCCCTGAAATACCGTTGAATGTATATACACTTACGATGGATATGGGAAATGATTATAATATAATTGAAACCTTTCAAGGCGGAGAAAGGGCCGGTAAAACCGAAGCTATGACAAGCGCATATAATCGTTTGTCTTCTCCTGGACATCAGTCATTAGGATCAGTAAATGCCAATTTCTGGATTGTTCCTACACAAGGTATGGATGAGATTCTGGGGGTACCGCATAGTGGGTGTATACGGAATGGAATCATGGTTTCTGACCCGAACGAATGGCAACGGGAGTTAGGAAATGTCGGGTTTACCGTGATGGATAAAGATAAAAAAGCCTGGATCGAAAATTTGGAATTTGAGGGACGGGTAATGATAGAAAATGTCGGAAACTATAATATTTCGGAAATAAATCGTGTCAGAAAAACGGACGAGCTTGTTTTTTTCAATGAATATTTAGGACAGGATGTAACTCGTACCGATGATAATGGAACAGAAGTCTTTATAAAACTGGCCGACGGAGAATCCTGGGGTGTAAATAAAGACGTAACATGTGTAGTAACGCGCATTATAAAAGATAAAGGAGCGAATGCTCTTGAACCCGGCGAATGCTGTCTTTCCGGCAATGGAAGAGCGAAAGTTTTTCTGGAAAATCTATCGGTTGGAAATACTCTTAAAATCAATATGGATATTTTTACGACCGAGGGAGGTATCAGGCCTGATATTCTTCAAATGGTTACAGGTAATGGAGTCGTCCTGAAAAATGGTGAACTGACGGACCGGAATTATGACGGTTATAACAGTACTTTATATCCCCGTACGGGTATAGGAATGTCTCAGGACCGGAAGACTATTTATTTTATTGTTATAGATAAAAAAGGTAATTCGATAGGAGCAAATACCGAGACTATGTGTCAGATTCTCAAACATGCCGGAGCCTGGAATATTGCGTCTATGGATGGAGGCGGCTCCGCCCAGATGATGATAAAAGGTGCGATAGTGAACAATCCTGCCGACGGTAAGGAGCGTGCCGTAGCCAATGGCTGGATGGTATTCTCGACGGCACCTGAAGATAAAGAACTGAAAAGTCTGGAGTTCGATACATATAATCTTGAAGTTCCGGTATATGCCTCCTTCATACCCCAGATATTAGGTTATAACCAGTATGGTGTACTGGT
- a CDS encoding T9SS type A sorting domain-containing protein → GFVTEGNFVSVKGISSGLYILKISTQNDIKITKLLIK, encoded by the coding sequence GGATTTGTCACGGAAGGCAATTTCGTATCGGTCAAAGGTATTTCTTCCGGATTATATATATTGAAGATCAGTACTCAGAATGATATTAAGATTACAAAATTACTTATTAAATAA